In one window of Duganella dendranthematis DNA:
- a CDS encoding metallophosphoesterase family protein: MRYALPAAALAAAAAVATSALLAACGSDNQPAAATQPADTVNQTAVAFMSDVHFENIYGDLKSTQFAGIPTKDGKNATIRTMYAQLTSTRLFNENYFAFRAALDDAYSKGLRLVALPGDISDDAQPINIDGLTDILHEYQAKGMRFFIAPGNHDPNEPFDDDEAGKNDFLTKDGKEQKIYAVNNAACKAKDPAVVCTNQLMEQGYDKLLTKLAEFGYAPNKNDVYWETPFTTYADGKYSYDAAAAAADLSKRKFEICSEGEGGKYKVAGKTYSRCANIIDASYLVEPVKGVWLLALDANVHVPNANFDPANPTAFKGFDNAGDAGWNKVQTHKIHQMEWIKSVAARARAQGKQLMAFSHYPTMDFYANQTDAMKAVFKPGAFQVTRMPAAATTAALAATGLPLHIGGHMHFNGSNDYKDSAGNYLVNVQSPSLAVFGAAYKIVSYQSKDVIDVQTVGLNSVARHNELFPLYQVEYDYLQGSTAAGDIAKRWNRSILDSKSYGEFTRTYFGELSRLRFMSDYWPCEMKEAAMSLDARQMLILSQLQTKVTLAQLKDNPSVLPITATCAAKGTASGDGVAASQLTADWATATAKAEQVAAAANLKLADFAKISAYEFYGDFHRTVYAGELALRDMGAERVAQYKVLMNAFPASPAAIVRIGDQLSDQNPVQVAFQSQFKQVFAILKGLGSGKPSDHFTIDLKAQKLSNASSSALSFN; the protein is encoded by the coding sequence GGCTGCTGCCGCGGTTGCCACTTCCGCGCTGCTGGCCGCCTGCGGCAGCGACAACCAGCCCGCTGCCGCCACCCAGCCGGCCGACACGGTCAACCAGACCGCGGTCGCCTTCATGAGCGACGTCCACTTCGAGAACATCTACGGCGACCTGAAAAGCACGCAGTTCGCCGGCATCCCGACCAAGGATGGCAAGAACGCCACCATCCGCACCATGTACGCCCAGCTGACCTCGACGCGGCTGTTCAACGAAAACTACTTCGCCTTCCGCGCCGCGCTTGACGACGCCTACAGCAAAGGCCTGCGCCTGGTGGCGCTGCCGGGCGATATCTCGGACGACGCCCAGCCGATCAACATCGATGGCCTGACCGACATCCTGCACGAATACCAGGCCAAGGGCATGCGCTTCTTCATCGCTCCCGGCAACCACGACCCGAACGAGCCGTTCGACGACGACGAAGCCGGCAAGAACGACTTCCTGACCAAGGACGGCAAGGAGCAAAAAATCTACGCCGTCAACAACGCCGCCTGCAAGGCCAAGGACCCGGCGGTGGTGTGCACCAACCAGCTGATGGAGCAGGGCTACGACAAGCTGCTGACCAAACTGGCCGAGTTTGGCTACGCGCCGAACAAGAACGACGTCTACTGGGAAACCCCGTTCACCACCTACGCCGATGGCAAGTACAGCTACGACGCTGCTGCCGCAGCGGCCGACCTGAGCAAGCGCAAGTTCGAAATTTGCAGCGAAGGCGAGGGCGGCAAGTACAAGGTGGCCGGCAAGACCTACAGCCGCTGCGCCAATATCATCGACGCCAGCTACCTGGTGGAACCCGTCAAGGGCGTCTGGCTGCTGGCGCTGGACGCCAATGTGCACGTGCCGAACGCCAACTTCGACCCGGCCAATCCGACCGCCTTCAAAGGCTTCGACAACGCCGGCGACGCCGGCTGGAACAAAGTGCAAACGCACAAGATTCACCAGATGGAATGGATCAAATCGGTGGCCGCGCGCGCCAGGGCGCAGGGCAAGCAACTGATGGCGTTCTCGCACTATCCGACCATGGACTTCTACGCTAACCAGACCGACGCGATGAAAGCCGTGTTCAAGCCGGGTGCATTCCAGGTGACGCGCATGCCAGCGGCGGCCACCACCGCCGCGTTGGCGGCGACCGGCCTGCCGCTGCATATCGGCGGCCACATGCACTTCAACGGCAGCAACGATTACAAGGACAGCGCCGGCAACTATCTGGTCAACGTGCAGTCGCCGTCGCTGGCGGTGTTTGGCGCGGCGTACAAGATCGTCAGCTACCAGAGCAAGGACGTGATCGACGTGCAGACCGTGGGTCTGAACAGCGTGGCGCGTCACAACGAACTGTTCCCGCTGTACCAGGTGGAGTACGACTACCTGCAAGGCAGCACTGCGGCCGGCGACATCGCCAAGCGCTGGAATCGCAGCATCCTCGACAGCAAATCGTATGGCGAATTCACCCGCACCTACTTCGGCGAACTGTCGCGGCTGCGCTTCATGAGCGACTACTGGCCATGCGAAATGAAGGAAGCGGCGATGTCACTGGATGCGCGCCAGATGTTGATTTTGTCGCAGCTGCAAACCAAGGTCACCCTGGCGCAGTTGAAGGACAATCCATCGGTGCTGCCGATCACCGCGACCTGCGCCGCCAAGGGCACGGCGTCCGGCGACGGCGTCGCCGCCAGCCAGCTGACGGCCGACTGGGCCACGGCCACCGCCAAGGCCGAGCAAGTGGCAGCAGCCGCCAACCTCAAGCTGGCCGACTTCGCCAAGATCAGCGCCTATGAATTCTATGGCGACTTCCACCGCACCGTGTACGCCGGCGAACTGGCTTTGCGCGACATGGGCGCGGAGCGGGTGGCGCAATACAAGGTGCTGATGAACGCGTTCCCGGCCTCGCCGGCGGCGATCGTCAGGATCGGCGACCAGCTGTCCGACCAGAACCCGGTGCAGGTGGCGTTCCAGTCGCAGTTCAAGCAAGTGTTCGCAATCCTGAAAGGCCTGGGCTCCGGCAAGCCAAGCGACCACTTCACGATCGACCTGAAAGCGCAGAAGCTC